The sequence below is a genomic window from Cobetia sp. cqz5-12.
CTTCGCATCATCTTGATGTCGAGGAGGGAGTGCCGCTCGCCTGTTCCGCGATCTCCGCTCAGACGTTCAGCGGATTCGGCTTGTTGGGGTCGATGCCGTAGGTCTTGATCGCTTCCGCGACCACCTTGCGGTCGATCTCACCACGATCCGCCAGCGCCTTCAGCGCCTGGACGGTGACGAAGTTGCGGTCGACTTCGAAGAAGTGACGCAGCTTCTCGCGGGTATCGGAACGACCGAAACCGTCGGTACCGAGCACGTGATAGTCAGCCGGCACCCAGGCACGAACCTGGTCAGCAAACAGCTTCATGTAGTCAGTGGCAGCCACGACCGGGCCGTCACGTCCTTCCAGGCACTGGGTGATGTGCGGCTTGGCCGGGGTCTCTTCCGGCTTGAGGAAGGCCTGACGATCCAGTTCCAGCGCTTCGCGACGCAGCTCGTTGAAGCTGGTGACGCTCCAGATGTCGGCGTCGACACCGTAGTCCTGCTTGAGCATCTCGGCGGCTGCCTCGACTTCACGCAGGATGGTGCCGGAACCCAGCAGCTGAACGCGTGCCTTGCCGTCCTTGCCGCCTTCCTTGAGCAGGTACATCCCCTTGATGATGTCCTCTGCGGGCACCGACTCGAGTGCCGGCTGCTCGTAGTTCTCGTTCATCACCGCCAGGTAGTAGAAGACCGGCTCGTGCTGCTCGAACATGCGCTTCATGCCGTCCTGCACGATGACCGCCACTTCGTGAGCGTAGGTCGGGTCGTAGGTACGGCAGTTCGGGATGGTCGAGGCCAGGATATGGCTGTGGCCATCCTGGTGCTGCAGACCTTCACCGTTCAGGGTGGTACGACCGGCAGTACCGCCGACCAGGAAGCCACGTGCCTGCAGGTCGCCTGCGGCCCACGCCAGGTCACCGATGCGCTGGAAGCCGAACATCGAGTAGTAGACGTAGAACGGCATCAGCGGCAGGTTGTGGTTGGCGTAGGACGTAGCCGCCGCCACCCACGCAGACATGGCGCCTGCTTCGGAGATACCTTCCTCGAGGACCTGACCTTTCTGGTCCTCGCGGTAATACATGATCTGACCCTTGTCGACCGGCTCATACTTCTGGCCTGCCGCGGTGTAGATGCCCAGCTGACGGAACATGCCTTCCATGCCGAAGGTACGCGCTTCGTCAGGAATGATCGGCACGACACGCTCGCCGAGGGTCTTGTGCTTGACCAGACCGTTGAGCACGCGTACGAAGGCCATGGTGGTGGACACCTCACGCCCGTTGGAACCCTTGAGCTGGGACGCGAAGATCTTGTCGTCCAGCGGCGGGATTTCCAGCGTTTCGTACTCGGTGCGACGCTGCGGCAGGTAGCCGTTCAGACGTTCGCGCATGAGGTGCATGTACTTCATTTCCGGGCTGTCGTCCGCCGGCTTGTAGTACGGCACTTCCTCGAGCTGTTCGTCGGTCAGCGGAATACCGAAGCGATCGCGGAATGTCTTCAGCGCTTCGTGTTCCATGGTCTTGACCTGGTGGGCTTCGTTGGCCGCTTCGCCATCGCCCATGCCCATGCCGTAACCCTTGACGGTGTGCGCCAAGATGACGGTCGGACGACCATTGGCGTTGTTGACCGCCTCGTGATACGCCGCGTAGACCTTGTACGGGTCATGGCCACCACGGTTCAGACGCCAGATATCGTCGTCTGACATGTCCTTGACCAGATCGGCCGTCTCCGGGTACTTGCCGAAGAAGTGCTCGCGCGTGTACGCGCCGCCATTAGCCTTGTAGTTCTGGTAGTCGCCGTCGACCGCTTCGTCCATGCGCTTCTGCAGGATGCCTTTCTTGTCCTGTTCGAAGAGCGGATCCCAGAAGCGACCCCAGGTGACCTTGAGCACGTTCCAGTCGGCACCACGGAAGACGCCTTCCAGCTCGTCCATGATGCGGCCGTTGCCGCGCACCGGACCGTCAAGACGCTGCAGGTTGCAGTTGATGACGAAGATCAGGTTGTCGAGGTTCTCGCGGCCAGCCAGAGAGATGGCACCCAGGGATTCCGGCTCGTCACACTCGCCGTCACCCATGAAGCACCACACCTTGCGGTCGTACATGGACTTCAACTCACGCGAGTTGAGGTACTTCATGACGTGCGCCTGGTAGATCGCCTGGATCGGACCCAGACCCATGGAGACGGTCGGGAACTGCCAGTAATCCGGCATCAGCCACGGGTGCGGATAGGAAGACAGGCCGTTGCCGTCGACTTCCTGACGGAAGCTGTCCATCTGCTCCTGGCTGAGACGACCTTCCAGGAAGGAACGGGCGTAGATGCCCGGCGCCACGTGACCCTGGATGTAAAGCAGATCGCCTTCGAAATCGCCTTCCGGTGCACGGAAGAAGTGGTTGAAACCTACGTCATAAAGCGTCGCACTGGACATGAAGCTCGAGATGTGACCGCCCAAGCCCTTGTGGGCACGGTTGTTGCGGATCACCTGAGCGATGGCGTTGTAACGGATAAGCGAACGGATACGACGCTCCATGAACAGGTCGCCCGGCATGCGCGCTTCGCGGTGCACGGGGATACTGTTGCGATGGGGCGTGGTCACCGAGAAGGGCACCTGATGGCCATCACGACGCAGGCGGTCGGCCAGGCGTGACATCAGGTACTGGGCACGATCCTCACCCTCACGATCCAGAACCGATTCCAGGGAGTCCAACCATTCCGTGGTTTCGATCGGATCGAGATCTTCTCTTGCCTCCAGACTCATAGACGTCTCTCCGAGTGAAGAAATTTTTTGTCAAACGTTTCGACGAACAGCGATATCGAAACCAGTGGCGCTCTTCAGTGTGGGCACGACCTTCTGAGTGGGTCGCATCTCCGATAGACCTGTCGTGACCGGGTCTTGCCGGCCGTCAATCTCGACGCGCATCCTGCGCCAAAGCAGGGCACAAGATGCAGTCATTTGGCGTGAAAGATACCGCAAACACCCCCGCGTGCCAATTCAGGGCAGCAAGACTCACCGGGCAGGTGCAACGCTTGGCTGCCCCGCGGCAGCACTGGTCTCATGCGCCTTGCGGTCGACACTCATACCCCAGGCTGAGCCGCCCTCGGCGGCCATGATGTAGTAAAACTACCAACGCGCCCCGCCACTGGGCGTTTCCTGCCTGGAGAGGCCTCGCGATGCTGCAATGCATCATCGCGAGGCACCTGCGACCTTAGTCCTGAATGTCGTCCAGCAGGCGATCGAAGTAAGCCCAATCGAAGGCCGGGCCAGGATCCGTCTTGCGCAACGGCGCAATCCGCGCATGCGAGGTGATGCGCTCGCGCGTCAGCGCGGGATAGCTCGCCATCAGACCGGCCACGGTGCGTGCCAGGGTGCGATATTGGACATCACGATAGGGATGCACCTCATCGCCCTCGAGCTCGATGCCGATGGTGAAGTCATTGAGCTCGACACGCTCACGCTGACCGTCATGCCAGCGCGAGCGACCGGCGTGCCAGGCACGGCGGTCGAAGGGCACGAACTGCACCAGGCGACCGTCGCGCTGGATCAGCACATGCGCCGAGACGCGCAGCTGATGGATATCGGCAAAGTAGGGATGGGCGCCGGGATCGAGCTGGTTGGTGAACAGCTGCTCGATGGCCGGGCCGCCGAAGCGTCCGGGCGGCAGGCTGATGGAATGCAGCACCAGCGCCGAGACTTCTCCCTCGGGACGAGCATTGTGATTGGGAGACGGCACCTGACGGGCGCTCTCCAGCCAGTGCTCGGGGGTGACCGCCAGACGCGTCAGGTGGCCCGACCGCGGGGAAGAGGACAAGGGGGGCATCGAAGACTCCAGACGGGAAGGTCGTCGCACGCGGGGACTGACCGCTCGCGTGGCTTTTCCTATAATGGCGCACATTATGGCATGCTCGGCAGCCACGGGTCTGTGCCACTGCCTCGGCACACGGACAGACCCCGGCACCGGCAGCACTCTTCGCACAAGGATCAGACGCGCATGAACTTCCACGACGCCCTCGCCGAGGATATCCGTACCAGCGCCGCCCGCCTGCTCGCCGAGGATGTCGGCGGTGGCGATATCACTGCCGAATTGATTCCGGAGCGCCAGTGGGCCAAGGCGCGCGTGATCAGCCGTGAACCGGCCATCCTATGCGGTGTGCCCTGGGTCGATGAGCTGTTTCGTCGCCTCGATCCGCGCGTCAGCCTCAAGTGGCTGGCCAGCGACGGTGATCGCCTCGAGGCCGACGCGCCCTTCCTGGAGCTGGAAGGCCCGGCACGCTCGCTGCTGACCGGCGAGCGCGCGGCGCTCAATCTACTGCAGACGCTCTCCGGCACCGCGACTCGCGCCAACCACTATGCCTCGCTGGTCGAGGGCAGTGGCGTGCGCCTGCTCGATACCCGCAAGACCCTGCCGGGCATGCGTGTCGCGCAGAAGTATGCCGTCAGCTGCGGTGGTGGCCACAATCATCGCATCGGTCTCTATGACGCCTTCCTGATCAAGGAAAACCATATTGCTGCCTGTGGCAGCATCGCGGCAGCGGTGCGTGAGGCGCGCGACATCGCCTCCGACGTCACCTGCGAAGTGGAAGTCGAGAATTTCGAGGAGCTGGCCCAGGCACTGGATGCCGGTGCCGACGTCATCATGCTCGACAACTTCGACAACGATCAGCTCATCGAGGCCGTGGCGCGCAACAAGGCGCATGCCAAGCCGGCCGTGCTGGAAGCCTCCGGCAACGTCAGCGAGTCGACCCTGCCGGGTATCGCCGCCACCGGCGTGAATTGCATCTCGATCGGCGCGCTGACCAAGGACGTGACCTCCATCGACCTGTCGATGCGCATCTACACTGTCGAGACCCGCTAGCCAACGACAGGGGAATGCCTCCCTGCTGGCCAGCTCCTGTCCTGCAGAGATCGCCGCTGACGCCGGCCCATCTGTCACGACGCATTGCCATGCCGCCAGGGAGGCGCCCCATGTCCCCGCCATCTCCTCATCAGCCGCCGTCTGAAGCCCCCAGGGCATCAGGCGGCGGCTGGCAGACGCGCCGCTGGAGTCTCTACGCGCCGATCTATGACCGTGTGGCCGCTCGCATCCTGCGCTCCGCGCGGCGCGACGCCATCGCGACCCTGGATATCCAGGCGGGCACCCGCGTGCTGCTGCTCGGCGGCGGCACCGGGCTCGACCTGCCTTTCCTGCCCCGCGACATCGAGCTCGAGGTGATCGACGCCTCCCCCGCCATGCTGAGCCGCTGTCGCGAGCGCGCCGAGACGCTGGGCTTCGATGCCAACGTCAAGCCGGGCGACGCCATGGCGCTCGACTTCCCCGATGGCTATTTCGATGTGGTCATCGCCCACCTGATCATCGCCGTGGTGCCCCAGCCTCAGCGCGCCTTCGATGAAGCGCTGCGCGTGCTGGCCAGCGATGGCGAGCTGTCGCTACTCGACAAGGGCCTGCGCGGCAATCGCCCGGCCGGGCGACTGCGTCGTCTGCTCAACCCACTGGCCCGGCTGGTGGCGACCAATCTCAATGTGCCACTGGACAACCTGCTGGAGGGCCATGCGGTGCAGCGACTCGAGGACCGCGACCTCGGCCCCGGCGGGGCGTTGCGCCACATGCACCTGCGCAAGATCTGATCTGCATCGCCACTCCCCCTTGCATTGTGCGCCCGGCATCGCCACTCAGTGAGAACACCCGGATGACGAAAGCGACACGGCGCATGGCATCGGCCTGGGCTCTCGTCCCCGTCGTCGCTTCCTGCAAGGAGGTTTGCATGCAGATTGATCTACGCGGCCGCAGCGCCATCATCAGTGGTTCCACTGCCGGTATCGGCTTCGCCATCGCCACGGGGCTTGCCCGTGCAGGCGCCAGCGTCACCTTGACCGGCCGCACCCAGGCGCGTGTCGATGAGGCCGTCGCCAGCCTCAGAGACAAGGTGCCCGGCAGCGAGGTACAGGGCGTGGCCGCCGATCTGGGCACTCGCGACGGCTGTGACACGCTGATTCACGCCGTACCGGACACCGATATCCTGATAAACAATGTCGGCATCTTCGCCCCGCAGGATTTCTTCGACACCGATGACGACACCTGGGAGCAGTTCTTCCAGGTCAACGTGATGTCGGCAGTGCGCCTGTCCCGCCACTATGCACGTGGCATGAAGGAGCGCGACTGGGGCCGCATCCAGTTCCTGTCCAGCGAATCGGCGCTCAACATCCCCAGCGAGATGGTCCACTACGGCATGACCAAATCCGCGGTGCAGTCCGTCTCACGCGGGCTCGCCAAGGTGCTGTCCGGCACGCAGGTCACCGTCAACGCCATCCTGCCGGGGCCGACCCGCTCCGAGGGCGTGCTCGAGATGCTCAAGCAGAACGCCGAGGAGCAAGGCAGGTCACTTGAAGAGGTCGAGGCCGACTTCGTCAAGCAGGCCCGCCCGAGCTCCATCCTGCAACGCCTGGCAAGCCCCGAGGAAGTCGCCAACATGAGCGTCTACGCTGCCTCCGAGCAGGCCAGCGCCACCACCGGCGCCGCACTGCGCGTGGAAGGTGGCATCGTCGATACCATGGCGTGATCGATCTGATCACGCGGCATGACTGACACACTGCCAGACGCAACACCGTGCCAGACGCGACACCATGCCAGACACAAGACGCCCCCGCCGGATGACCGGCGGGGGCGTCTTCATTTCCGATATCACCGTGACGCACGCGTCACTCGTCGAGGCGTTTCTCGAAGCGCTCGCGCTTGAGGCAGATGCCATCCCGCTTGACGTGCTCAAGCCCCAGGCTGTGCCAGCCACGGCGGGCCAGGCCCGGCGACAGCGTCAGACTGGCCTCCAGACTCATCACGCGCACCTTGCGCTCGCGCAGGTCGCGCTCGGCCGCCGCCAGCAACTGGCTGCCGATGCCCTGCCTCATCAGACTCGGATAGACGTAAAGCATCTCGATGCGCGCCAGCGGCCATTCGGGGGCGTACTCGCAGAAGCCGATGCAGCGACCATCACGCTCCGCGACCAGCACCTCGAAGCGATGCTGACGCGCGGCCCAGCGTTCGGCGTCGCGCGGGACACGCGCGGCCCACTGCTGTCGCTGCTCCAGATCATAGTGGCCGGCAGCGCCCTGCATGACGGCCTGGTAGAACACCTCGGCCTGGTCCGCGGCATGCTGCGGCTGCGCCGGCACGATATGAACACGCTCCCTGGCCACTTCACGGCTATCGGTCTGGCTGTGCAATCGTTCGTCCTCCTTGTGTCCTCGAACGAGGACGATGTACTCATGGAAAACCTGACAGGCTCATGGCAGACACCTGTCACTGAAGCGTCCCGCTCAACCGCTGAAGGAAACCTCATCGAAGCGGCTGGCCCGGGGGTGATCTCCCGTGACCATGTCCGGCTCTCGCACCAGCTGCCAGGTATGGAAGCCGGCGGCAGCGGCAGCGTCCAGCTCGGCGACGACATCCGACAGGAACAGGATCTCCGCGCCCGGGATGCCCAGCTGACCAGCGATGCGGCGAT
It includes:
- a CDS encoding SDR family NAD(P)-dependent oxidoreductase — translated: MQIDLRGRSAIISGSTAGIGFAIATGLARAGASVTLTGRTQARVDEAVASLRDKVPGSEVQGVAADLGTRDGCDTLIHAVPDTDILINNVGIFAPQDFFDTDDDTWEQFFQVNVMSAVRLSRHYARGMKERDWGRIQFLSSESALNIPSEMVHYGMTKSAVQSVSRGLAKVLSGTQVTVNAILPGPTRSEGVLEMLKQNAEEQGRSLEEVEADFVKQARPSSILQRLASPEEVANMSVYAASEQASATTGAALRVEGGIVDTMA
- the ampD gene encoding 1,6-anhydro-N-acetylmuramyl-L-alanine amidase AmpD produces the protein MPPLSSSPRSGHLTRLAVTPEHWLESARQVPSPNHNARPEGEVSALVLHSISLPPGRFGGPAIEQLFTNQLDPGAHPYFADIHQLRVSAHVLIQRDGRLVQFVPFDRRAWHAGRSRWHDGQRERVELNDFTIGIELEGDEVHPYRDVQYRTLARTVAGLMASYPALTRERITSHARIAPLRKTDPGPAFDWAYFDRLLDDIQD
- the aceE gene encoding pyruvate dehydrogenase (acetyl-transferring), homodimeric type; amino-acid sequence: MSLEAREDLDPIETTEWLDSLESVLDREGEDRAQYLMSRLADRLRRDGHQVPFSVTTPHRNSIPVHREARMPGDLFMERRIRSLIRYNAIAQVIRNNRAHKGLGGHISSFMSSATLYDVGFNHFFRAPEGDFEGDLLYIQGHVAPGIYARSFLEGRLSQEQMDSFRQEVDGNGLSSYPHPWLMPDYWQFPTVSMGLGPIQAIYQAHVMKYLNSRELKSMYDRKVWCFMGDGECDEPESLGAISLAGRENLDNLIFVINCNLQRLDGPVRGNGRIMDELEGVFRGADWNVLKVTWGRFWDPLFEQDKKGILQKRMDEAVDGDYQNYKANGGAYTREHFFGKYPETADLVKDMSDDDIWRLNRGGHDPYKVYAAYHEAVNNANGRPTVILAHTVKGYGMGMGDGEAANEAHQVKTMEHEALKTFRDRFGIPLTDEQLEEVPYYKPADDSPEMKYMHLMRERLNGYLPQRRTEYETLEIPPLDDKIFASQLKGSNGREVSTTMAFVRVLNGLVKHKTLGERVVPIIPDEARTFGMEGMFRQLGIYTAAGQKYEPVDKGQIMYYREDQKGQVLEEGISEAGAMSAWVAAATSYANHNLPLMPFYVYYSMFGFQRIGDLAWAAGDLQARGFLVGGTAGRTTLNGEGLQHQDGHSHILASTIPNCRTYDPTYAHEVAVIVQDGMKRMFEQHEPVFYYLAVMNENYEQPALESVPAEDIIKGMYLLKEGGKDGKARVQLLGSGTILREVEAAAEMLKQDYGVDADIWSVTSFNELRREALELDRQAFLKPEETPAKPHITQCLEGRDGPVVAATDYMKLFADQVRAWVPADYHVLGTDGFGRSDTREKLRHFFEVDRNFVTVQALKALADRGEIDRKVVAEAIKTYGIDPNKPNPLNV
- a CDS encoding GNAT family N-acetyltransferase, which translates into the protein MHSQTDSREVARERVHIVPAQPQHAADQAEVFYQAVMQGAAGHYDLEQRQQWAARVPRDAERWAARQHRFEVLVAERDGRCIGFCEYAPEWPLARIEMLYVYPSLMRQGIGSQLLAAAERDLRERKVRVMSLEASLTLSPGLARRGWHSLGLEHVKRDGICLKRERFEKRLDE
- the nadC gene encoding carboxylating nicotinate-nucleotide diphosphorylase, which produces MNFHDALAEDIRTSAARLLAEDVGGGDITAELIPERQWAKARVISREPAILCGVPWVDELFRRLDPRVSLKWLASDGDRLEADAPFLELEGPARSLLTGERAALNLLQTLSGTATRANHYASLVEGSGVRLLDTRKTLPGMRVAQKYAVSCGGGHNHRIGLYDAFLIKENHIAACGSIAAAVREARDIASDVTCEVEVENFEELAQALDAGADVIMLDNFDNDQLIEAVARNKAHAKPAVLEASGNVSESTLPGIAATGVNCISIGALTKDVTSIDLSMRIYTVETR
- a CDS encoding class I SAM-dependent methyltransferase, which produces MSPPSPHQPPSEAPRASGGGWQTRRWSLYAPIYDRVAARILRSARRDAIATLDIQAGTRVLLLGGGTGLDLPFLPRDIELEVIDASPAMLSRCRERAETLGFDANVKPGDAMALDFPDGYFDVVIAHLIIAVVPQPQRAFDEALRVLASDGELSLLDKGLRGNRPAGRLRRLLNPLARLVATNLNVPLDNLLEGHAVQRLEDRDLGPGGALRHMHLRKI